From a single Deinococcus sp. Leaf326 genomic region:
- a CDS encoding AAA family ATPase, with the protein MTSTNTTGAEQPQLFMFAGPNGSGKSTITTPMLADLPGEYINADDIARAWRDEIPDPLERNRQAARLADRQRQLALREGRSLVFETVMSTPEKVALLTQAKALGYQTTLIFVTTSDAAFNVRRVQQRVILGGHDVEPDTIRRRYEGAMTLLAAAVEHADQAVVIDNSGTEPQRVAQKFDEQLELLAPIPAWVTQRLDQPWAARQASRRTLQELAGTPRLPTADAREGQQYSGVLVGRTAWHLLQRTAQGLVLHDLSLCLVPPVEEGEPLTLRYHYERGKLSRTP; encoded by the coding sequence ATGACGAGCACGAACACCACTGGGGCTGAACAGCCCCAGCTTTTTATGTTCGCTGGCCCCAACGGGTCAGGGAAATCCACCATCACGACCCCCATGCTGGCCGATCTCCCTGGGGAGTACATCAACGCCGACGACATCGCCCGCGCCTGGAGAGACGAGATTCCAGATCCCCTGGAGCGCAATCGTCAGGCCGCGCGTCTGGCCGATCGGCAACGGCAGCTCGCCTTACGCGAGGGTCGATCCCTGGTCTTCGAAACCGTCATGAGTACGCCGGAAAAAGTCGCCCTGCTCACCCAGGCCAAGGCCCTTGGCTATCAGACCACGTTGATTTTCGTCACCACCTCCGATGCGGCCTTCAACGTCCGCCGCGTCCAGCAACGGGTCATCCTTGGGGGGCACGATGTCGAACCGGACACAATTCGGCGACGGTACGAAGGCGCGATGACGCTGCTCGCCGCCGCCGTCGAACATGCCGACCAGGCCGTCGTCATCGACAACTCTGGGACGGAACCACAGCGGGTGGCTCAGAAGTTCGACGAGCAGCTTGAACTTCTTGCGCCCATCCCCGCCTGGGTCACGCAGCGACTGGATCAGCCCTGGGCTGCCCGGCAGGCCTCGCGACGAACGCTTCAGGAGCTTGCCGGCACCCCTCGCTTGCCCACCGCAGATGCGCGGGAGGGCCAACAGTATTCCGGCGTCCTTGTGGGGCGTACGGCGTGGCATCTGCTGCAACGCACGGCGCAAGGCCTCGTCCTTCATGACCTCAGTCTGTGCCTTGTGCCTCCTGTTGAGGAGGGGGAGCCGCTGACCCTGCGGTATCACTACGAGCGCGGGAAGCTCAGTCGTACCCCTTGA
- a CDS encoding DUF4326 domain-containing protein produces the protein MLPLDPRPNFPVLGRITYTHELPADRRPPSRSGGAVTPRIGRIRLANVKTLHLEAGEQAIYIGRGRAPNDMEHAHLGNPFRVSDGYAQGEAAAAYLDHLRRQVRAHGPERATILDLARRLAEGDRLVICCWCSPDPCHGEHVLAAIQGYARQRGWTGH, from the coding sequence ATGCTGCCCCTCGACCCGCGCCCCAACTTCCCCGTGCTCGGCCGCATCACCTACACCCACGAACTGCCCGCAGATCGGCGGCCCCCCAGCCGCTCTGGTGGCGCCGTGACCCCCCGGATCGGCCGGATTCGTTTGGCGAATGTCAAGACCCTCCATCTGGAGGCCGGCGAGCAGGCCATCTACATCGGCCGGGGCCGGGCGCCGAATGACATGGAGCACGCGCACCTGGGCAACCCCTTCCGGGTGAGCGACGGGTACGCCCAGGGCGAGGCGGCGGCCGCTTATCTGGACCACCTGCGCCGCCAGGTCAGAGCCCACGGGCCGGAACGGGCGACCATCCTCGATCTCGCCCGGCGCCTCGCAGAGGGGGACCGGCTCGTCATCTGCTGCTGGTGCTCCCCCGACCCCTGCCACGGCGAACACGTCCTGGCCGCGATTCAAGGCTACGCCAGGCAACGCGGCTGGACGGGACACTGA